The nucleotide sequence tcCAGAAATCCaattgagaaattaaaaaaaaaaaaaccaatccaATATAAAAATCTACGCAATTCAGAGAAAGAAAAGCTAAAGGCCCTAAAATCCGAATCAATTGTAATTCAGGAAAGACGGATTAGGGAACAAGACGTACGTGAACCTGAGCTTCAATTAGGTTGGCACAATTACTCCCCTTTTCCTAAATTCTGTGATCTTTTATCTATTGACGTGTTTTCGGGGGAACTGGGTATATATGAGATGAACTAGTCAATCAGTAACCATACATATTTAGGTCTCCTTTTGCATATCCTCCCTAAATTCAACGTCACTAAATATAAACATTTTTTCTGCAATTTCCACAAAAATCGAAACCAGCTAGAAAAGCGCGTAAAGTGGGGCACTTGATCTTTAAGAAGAAACTTGTATCCAGCAAAAAGTCAAAACAAAACCGCTTCACAAAACACTACATATACTCACACACCCCAAAACCCAGTTCGTAGATCAGATAAACCATCAAACACTGTcacggaaaagaaaaaaaaatgaagttgcAAACCCTTATCCTGTTCTCCCTAAGTTTGCTGATTGGGATCTCAGCGGAGCAGTGTGGGAGGCAAGCTGGTGGTGCCGTGTGCCCAATCCCAAGTGGCGGTAGTGACATCAGCAGCCTCGTTAGCTCGTCTGTTTTCGACCAAATGCTTAAGTATCGAAACGATGTGAGATGCATTAGTTACGGGTTTTACAAATATGATGCTTTCATTGCTGCAGCTCGGTCTTTTAATGGGTTTGGCACAACTGGAGATGTTGCTACTCGCAAAAAAGAGATTGCTGCTTTCTTGGCTCAAACCTCTCATGAGACTACTGGTTAGTACTAAATTTAACGGTCATGTTTTTTTGCTTAGATTTTTGTGTTTAAACTGTCATGAGATCATAAAAACTAGTTTAGCATCTTCTCTCTAGTAACAACATTACTAAATAACCAAGTTGGTTAAGTCAACGTGTTTTTGTATCTGCATTCTAGTTCGAACatctttttatataatttaaaagaaTTCGTATGATATCGCGCTTGTAAAAAAATTGGACGCATCATTTTGATGGTTATAACATATGAATTCTTTAGTTTTACTATAGAGCTTTACTATACATGATCGTTATTTTTGTGCTTAATCATCAATTTAATTATGTAGGAGGATGGGCAAGTGCACCAGATGGTCCTTATGCGTGGGGATATTGTTTTGTCAATGATAGAAGCCAAGATGTGTATTGTACACCATCCAGCCAATATCCATGTGCCGCTGGCAAGCAATACTATGGCAGAGGACCCATCCTACTCACATAGTAAGTCTCTCTTATCCTTCAACATCGAAGTATTCACCTACTTGGTAGTCGGTCAAGAAAAACATTTAGGTATACCCATAAAACTATTACGTGGTGTTGCTAATATACATGTAATCTAATGTGAGTGAACGAGTTTGCGTTTTAATTAGTGTAGTAAATTGATTTTGCATGCcacttttattatatatatatatatatatatatatatatatttctgttttagatttgaataaatcaaatgaaaaaaaaaaaagagacgatattaaaaaaaagtgcGGAAAGAAAACGTGAGGGCAGACTGACTTGTTTGACTTTTCCAGCAATTACAATTATGGTCAAGTGGGCAAGGCAATCGGAAAGGATCTGTTAAACAACCCGGATCTAGTGGCCACAGACCCGGTTGTATCATTCAAGACAGCTATATGGTTTTGGATGACTCCACGGGGAAACATGCCATCAAGCCATGATGTCATCACTGGTAGGTGGAGTCCATCTGGTGCAGACAGATCAGCGGGTCGGGTTCCCGGGTATGGAGTGATCACCAACATCATCAACGGAGGGCTTGAATGCGGGAAGGGTCAGGATGCTAGGGTTGCTAGTCGGATCGGGTTCTACAAAAGGTACTGTGGGATATTGGGAGTGAGTCCGGGGGACAACTTGGATTGTTACAATCAAAGTCCTTTTGCCTAAAACAATATACGGTGAGGTTCAGTCTTGGAGATATTGTCATAAAGACAGTAATCCTGTCCTATGTACCAAACAAAATGCAATAATCCTATGTAATAAAGAAATTTCTCGTTTACACTAAGTTATTAGTTTTAATTGCTATATGAGAATGAGAGAATCGAACAAAAGAATTTCGTTGTTGCTGTTGTTGCAATGGTGAATCACTTGATATTATACTACTACTAAGAAACTCACTTTGTTCATAAATTACAGGCGGAATCATATACTCCTTGTTTATAAAGTTACAGTTGATGGTACTTTGCAATTACCTTAAAATCCTTTTGACTAAATAGAAATGAGCATTAGTGGGAGAGGACATAAATTGACAGGCATAATTGATGGAAAAAAGCAATGTCTGGCCTTGTAAAAGTAAGACATTGTAAAGCTCTAGCTAAGCTCCTAAACATTGTGGGATCAGTCAATGGAGTACCTTCATCCTTAAGTAATTGTGTATGTGAGATTTTCAAGGAGTAAGACATGGTTTACAAGATTCCTTTCCAACCTTTTTTCAACAAATCGTTCATATACTTTGACTAAGAAATGAAGATATCATTAGTGTTGTCTTAGTTTAATGTTTTGTTGAAGTGAACTTTTTGACATATTGTGGATCCCAAAATTcctagaggcgacacgtggactttcaGTGAAAAAATACAAGACCCTTTATTAAATGAGCATGGCATCCCACGTGCAGCTTAGCATCCTAGTACATGCACACAACAGACCACGACTGCTCAAAGCTCCACTGCACATGAAAAATGTCAAAGGTATTTAATGATAGGATTATCCCTAAATTATATCATAACTctatcaagtaagtaatcccaattatatttaattagggataattacctTTAATTCTAATATATTGTTTACACAATATCTAGGGATATTCTCATCAAATCCTACCCTAATGGCCGACCATCTCCTCTATAAATAACCGATTTCTTCACCAAAAATGGGTTAGCTTTTTTATATGCTGAAAACCCTAAACACTCACTCTTTTTACGGAGACTAACTTAGGTGAGATCCATTGGCCAAAATCTACACCCCACCCCTCATCGTGGGCAcatgaggcttttgatctttgatcaaaagtgttgattgttttgtaggtgcattttcgttaAGACTGAAGAAAtcggaaatttgcatcgacacatatcttatttttttgttttggtcaaacGACATATTTTGTTAGATTACTGTGTCTTGGTTCAAATTATCTATAATGATTAGTGTATATCaactataacaaaataaaattaaagtaatttattATGTAGAAATGACATTTAAAgggtgacttttttttttttttttaacaaacgatattatcgtCACTAAGGGAAAATGgagtttagcctcataatgtgCTAGCAATAAAGTGGTTCAAATTCTTTTTTAGCAAGGATCGAATctaaaatttttcatttataaataaaaatgaatactaTTAAACTACAGTATTAAGTAACATATTTAAAGGGTGACCTTGAAGGTACAGAGAAAATTATAGAGGAAGGTATCTAGCGTTATGTTTCCtccaagtcttttttttttcccctaccTGTTAACTTCTCTGGTAAGCTTTCCTACCTGTTAACTTCTCTAGTAAGCTCGAGTATCCATTTTCCAGCCCCAACACCCACCCACATTTCCGGCTATCCACGTCGGTCAATCATCACCTGCGACACTCCCATCACTCACCCCCGCCActaccacctcctcctcctcctcctcctctttccGATCTCCCGGAAAATGAGTTAAGAAATCCTAAAAACAAGTAAGTTCCTTTCTTCCTCGCTCTCTCCGATTTAACATTATGTAGCTTATTTCATATCATCCttgaattcatttttttggCCTTTGAAATCGACGAATATTAAGTAATTTAGCTGCTAAACTGACTAGCTAGCATGAGACTCTGTTCTTTGTGAATTATGCTAATTTGCCTCAGAATCGGCAGCTTATCTGGCTAAATTGTTCCTGTATTAAGTTCAATAGTTAGCAAATGGAAGAAGGATCGATGGAAATTCCAACTGAATCAACATATGATAAAAAACAAGATAAAACTCCgatgaatttgggtgataaGGGAGAAACAAGTAATCCGTTGGAGGATCGGATTAGTCAACTGCCGGACGCGATTCTGGTTGACATCATTTCCCCGTTGAGGATTAAGGAAGTAGCAAGGACTAGTGTCCTCTCTAAGAGGTGGAGATATTTGTGGACACATGTTACACGTCTCAACTTTGCTCATCATGTTGGTGAACATCCACGTACCTCCACAAGGACCACAACAGTTAATCCGTCAGAGAGAAGAAGTCTAAAAGAAGTGACCAGCAGAAGACAACGACTCCGGCTATTGCGCCAGGGTTTAACACCTTTAAACTTTGGCGAATTCAGAGTTGGTTCTTCCTCAGAGGGTTCCGGTTCAAGATCTAGGCACCCCGATGCGATTCCAAGACAAATTGgcccaccatcaccaccaccgtGTACGGTGGTGACTAACGTCCTGCAATCGCATCAGGGTCCAACCGTAGATGGAATCAGAATTTGTGGGTCTTGTTATAACTCGGATCATGTTGATAATGTTATCGAATTTGCAATTCAAAAGAAAGTTCAAAGGCTTGAGATAGAGAAATCGAAAGAAAAAGACGCCAAGTTTTGGGAGAAGCCATTCAAAAACCCTTTCGGTGTTTCACGCATTAAGTCCCTTAGACACCTCTCTTTGAAGTACATAAGTATAAGCGATAAAGTTGTTGGGCTGGTTCTATCCGACTGTCAACTTCTTGAACACCTCAGTATTTATGACTCAAGCAATCTTTGTCTTGTGAAAGCAGTTGGTTCATCACTCCGGTTGAAGTTCCTACGAGTAAGTTGTTGCCGTAGCTTAGTCAGAGTTGAGATTTCTGCCCCTAATCTTGTGTCATTTATATATGACGGTCCAAATATGTATAGAAGAGGAATTGTTTTGAAACATGCACCCAAGCTTGTCAACGTATCTCTTTCAGAAAACGAACCCGCTAATATTACCAAAGATCTTCTGTCGATTACCAGAGATCTTCTGTCGATCTCAGCTCGATTTTCATATCTACAGACTCTCAACCTGTCGATGAATATGACAAGACGGGTTAGACTCTCAACCTGTTATGTACTTTAAAGTTTTCCTAGCTTCTTGTACTTGTTGGCTGatcattttcaagttttttgtgTTCCTGTTTTTCAGACAAATGTTATGCTCCCACAATTTCCAGACTTAACTAGTCTCAAAGACTTGTCGTTGACTATACATGCCCAAAATGATGGGCAAAGTCTCCTGGATTTGACTTCCTTGTTAGAGCAATCTCCTTTCTTGCAGAGATTAACAATGAAGGTAAAAATCAATATATCTATTAGAGTGGTTTTTATCATCGCAAAGCGTCTATCACATTTTTACAAGTCATATTCTGATCCTTTACGTTTCAAATGGATTAATGTTGTCATCAACCTTGTATTACTGATAATTCCGTTGTTCACAGAAAGGGAAAGTTCGTTTCATCAGTATAGTTTACAAGTAGAGTTTTAGAAAGGGAAGGGCCATTTCATGATTTGAGATTGTAATAAGTGAAAGTGTTCAAGTTTTTTCTTTACTGAATTAAACTTCTGcttgttttgaacttttgataCAAGCGATAGTGGGGAGGAGAAACCAAACTCGAGACCTTGGGTATGAGGGTGGATGCTCTTAACCAACTAAACCACAAGCCATTTTTCACAAACTTTTGCTTGTTGAAGTAACTTGTCATGAGAAGATTAATATGATTGTGGTATGCCCCTCTTGCAGATACAATGGGGATCTGTTTGCAACGGTTATACGAGAAACATGCAGGAGATTAAAAGATGTCCTCATCAATGCCTTAAGGAGGTGAGATTTTCTGGGTTCATTGGGATGGGCGGGTCAACTATTGATACGGAGTTTGCCGTGTACCTGTTGGAAAATGCTGTAGTACTTGAAAAGTTTATCATAGAACTTGAAAAGGCCGAATTAGGTAGATGGCACAATATACTGACAAAGTTTGCTACACCGGAGGAGA is from Pyrus communis chromosome 10, drPyrComm1.1, whole genome shotgun sequence and encodes:
- the LOC137748335 gene encoding endochitinase-like, with protein sequence MKLQTLILFSLSLLIGISAEQCGRQAGGAVCPIPSGGSDISSLVSSSVFDQMLKYRNDVRCISYGFYKYDAFIAAARSFNGFGTTGDVATRKKEIAAFLAQTSHETTGGWASAPDGPYAWGYCFVNDRSQDVYCTPSSQYPCAAGKQYYGRGPILLTYNYNYGQVGKAIGKDLLNNPDLVATDPVVSFKTAIWFWMTPRGNMPSSHDVITGRWSPSGADRSAGRVPGYGVITNIINGGLECGKGQDARVASRIGFYKRYCGILGVSPGDNLDCYNQSPFA
- the LOC137748700 gene encoding F-box/FBD/LRR-repeat protein At3g26920-like translates to MEEGSMEIPTESTYDKKQDKTPMNLGDKGETSNPLEDRISQLPDAILVDIISPLRIKEVARTSVLSKRWRYLWTHVTRLNFAHHVGEHPRTSTRTTTVNPSERRSLKEVTSRRQRLRLLRQGLTPLNFGEFRVGSSSEGSGSRSRHPDAIPRQIGPPSPPPCTVVTNVLQSHQGPTVDGIRICGSCYNSDHVDNVIEFAIQKKVQRLEIEKSKEKDAKFWEKPFKNPFGVSRIKSLRHLSLKYISISDKVVGLVLSDCQLLEHLSIYDSSNLCLVKAVGSSLRLKFLRVSCCRSLVRVEISAPNLVSFIYDGPNMYRRGIVLKHAPKLVNVSLSENEPANITKDLLSITRDLLSISARFSYLQTLNLSMNMTRRTNVMLPQFPDLTSLKDLSLTIHAQNDGQSLLDLTSLLEQSPFLQRLTMKIQWGSVCNGYTRNMQEIKRCPHQCLKEVRFSGFIGMGGSTIDTEFAVYLLENAVVLEKFIIELEKAELGRWHNILTKFATPEEKLEATREHALQLIGTQLPPGADLVII